From Xenopus laevis strain J_2021 chromosome 7L, Xenopus_laevis_v10.1, whole genome shotgun sequence, one genomic window encodes:
- the LOC108696501 gene encoding indolethylamine N-methyltransferase isoform X2: MDGRPVAFSKEERKQSFCGVKGETLIDFGQGPTIYQDLSACESFKEIIGAEYTDCNREYYEKTLRNEPGIFDWTTVIQAVCDLEGKGTTVDEKREKLKKTVTKIIKCDLNKRNPVEPLVLPRVDCVMAIGCLECARDLDSFCDALKNISSLLKVGGHLIIAELLNCTYYLVGGTRFSCVTLTEEFMRNAITDAGFAIIDLEVQARKPDKEQYKMFDHDSSIFVLARKLQYIEVGKDSI, encoded by the exons ATGGATGGTCGTCCTGTTGCCTTTTCaaaagaggagcggaagcagagtttct GTGGAGTGAAAGGGGAAACACTTATTGACTTTGGCCAAGGACCAACAATTTATCAGGACCTTTCTGCATGTGAATCTTTCAAAGAGATAATCGGTGCCGAGTACACAGACTGTAACCGGGAGTACTATGAAAAAACCCTGAGAAATGAACCAGGAATATTTGACTGGACAACTGTTATACAAGCAGTCTGTGACCTGGAGGGAAAGGG TACAACAGTGGACGAGAAGagagaaaaactgaaaaagacGGTGACAAAGATAATTAAATGTGATCTAAATAAAAGAAATCCTGTGGAACCTCTGGTGCTGCCCAGAGTTGACTGTGTAATGGCCATTGGGTGCTTGGAATGTGCCCGTGATCTGGATAGTTTTTGTGATGCCCTTAAGAACATTTCATCTTTGCTAAAAGTGGGAGGGCATTTAATAATTGCTGAGCTTCTTAATTGTACCTACTACTTGGTAGGAGGCACAAGGTTTTCTTGTGTAACATTAACTGAGGAATTCATGAGAAATGCTATAACTGATGCCGGCTTTGCTATAATAGACCTGGAGGTTCAGGCCAGAAAGCCCGACAAAGAGCAGTACAAGATGTTTGATCACGACTCATCCATATTCGTTCTTGCACGCAAACTGCAGTATATTGAGGTTGGAAAGgatagtatataa
- the LOC108696501 gene encoding indolethylamine N-methyltransferase isoform X1 — protein sequence MDTELTGKDVYEEKFDPRAYLETFYNPNSGVIVTEGLLKFTLRKLHETFTVRGVKGETLIDFGQGPTIYQDLSACESFKEIIGAEYTDCNREYYEKTLRNEPGIFDWTTVIQAVCDLEGKGTTVDEKREKLKKTVTKIIKCDLNKRNPVEPLVLPRVDCVMAIGCLECARDLDSFCDALKNISSLLKVGGHLIIAELLNCTYYLVGGTRFSCVTLTEEFMRNAITDAGFAIIDLEVQARKPDKEQYKMFDHDSSIFVLARKLQYIEVGKDSI from the exons ATGGATACTGAACTCACAGGCAAAGATGTTTATGAGGAAAAATTTGATCCTCGGGCTTATTTAGAAACATTCTACAACCCAAATTCAGGCGTTATAGTAACAGAAGGTTTATTGAAATTTACTTTGCGAAAACTGCATGAGACATTTACTGTGC GTGGAGTGAAAGGGGAAACACTTATTGACTTTGGCCAAGGACCAACAATTTATCAGGACCTTTCTGCATGTGAATCTTTCAAAGAGATAATCGGTGCCGAGTACACAGACTGTAACCGGGAGTACTATGAAAAAACCCTGAGAAATGAACCAGGAATATTTGACTGGACAACTGTTATACAAGCAGTCTGTGACCTGGAGGGAAAGGG TACAACAGTGGACGAGAAGagagaaaaactgaaaaagacGGTGACAAAGATAATTAAATGTGATCTAAATAAAAGAAATCCTGTGGAACCTCTGGTGCTGCCCAGAGTTGACTGTGTAATGGCCATTGGGTGCTTGGAATGTGCCCGTGATCTGGATAGTTTTTGTGATGCCCTTAAGAACATTTCATCTTTGCTAAAAGTGGGAGGGCATTTAATAATTGCTGAGCTTCTTAATTGTACCTACTACTTGGTAGGAGGCACAAGGTTTTCTTGTGTAACATTAACTGAGGAATTCATGAGAAATGCTATAACTGATGCCGGCTTTGCTATAATAGACCTGGAGGTTCAGGCCAGAAAGCCCGACAAAGAGCAGTACAAGATGTTTGATCACGACTCATCCATATTCGTTCTTGCACGCAAACTGCAGTATATTGAGGTTGGAAAGgatagtatataa